From Oscillatoria sp. FACHB-1407, a single genomic window includes:
- a CDS encoding GDSL-type esterase/lipase family protein: MGDLSLLAASLLHHSSVAKEYTPPNLAIAAIKSIPSGGETGQTVVVDAMATTATHSPEFSSVGSGQADPGTSSSSAQPVVPQPRLQPVASPAEDRIAQIVPLTQRQSSQRIQNITSPTRIAPAIPQTSILQPPVWVEPSTLPTPDFSAPNPTTVSPSTLRPRSGSQLYRQRVVALRSGRTYTRLPANSFWESWSQATQQPTYEQWVSLLAQEAGAMARGQGSNRLTILLGDSLYLWYPSEQLAGDRFWLNQGISGDTTAGVLRRLSAFANTRPDTIHVMVGINDLRRGATDAEVINNSRQIMRQLRRNHPNAEIIIHSILPTRLAAIPSSRIHRINTTIAAIAKQERVDYLDLLGYFADAQGDLRRDLTTDGLHLNPRGYATWQWAMANG; the protein is encoded by the coding sequence ATGGGCGATCTATCTCTGTTAGCTGCCAGTCTGTTGCATCATAGCTCCGTTGCTAAAGAATACACTCCGCCAAATCTAGCGATCGCTGCCATTAAATCCATCCCTTCGGGAGGTGAAACCGGGCAGACAGTTGTCGTAGATGCCATGGCTACCACTGCCACCCATTCCCCCGAATTTAGTTCTGTGGGTTCAGGGCAGGCTGATCCCGGCACCTCGTCCTCGTCAGCCCAACCCGTTGTGCCTCAACCCAGACTTCAACCAGTGGCAAGTCCGGCAGAAGATAGGATTGCCCAAATCGTACCTTTAACCCAACGGCAATCCTCCCAGAGAATCCAGAACATCACATCCCCGACCCGGATTGCCCCAGCGATCCCTCAGACCTCAATCCTGCAACCGCCTGTCTGGGTTGAACCGTCTACCCTACCCACTCCAGACTTTAGTGCTCCCAATCCAACAACGGTTTCTCCGAGTACCCTCCGACCCCGATCGGGTAGCCAACTCTATCGTCAACGAGTCGTTGCTTTGAGATCTGGACGTACCTACACCCGCCTACCTGCCAATAGTTTTTGGGAGAGTTGGTCACAGGCGACTCAGCAACCCACCTATGAGCAATGGGTCAGTTTGTTAGCTCAGGAAGCCGGGGCAATGGCACGGGGACAAGGCTCTAATCGGTTGACAATTTTATTGGGCGACTCGTTGTACCTGTGGTATCCATCAGAGCAATTGGCAGGCGATCGCTTTTGGCTCAACCAGGGCATTTCGGGCGACACCACAGCGGGCGTGCTTAGACGTTTGTCTGCCTTTGCCAATACTCGACCAGATACGATTCATGTGATGGTGGGCATTAACGATTTGCGGCGAGGCGCGACCGATGCCGAAGTCATCAACAACTCACGCCAGATCATGCGCCAACTGCGACGCAATCACCCCAACGCCGAAATTATCATCCACTCCATTTTGCCGACTCGTCTCGCCGCGATTCCTAGCAGTCGCATTCACCGAATTAACACCACCATTGCGGCGATCGCCAAACAGGAACGAGTCGATTACCTCGATTTGCTCGGTTACTTTGCCGATGCTCAAGGGGATTTGCGCCGCGATTTGACCACCGATGGCTTACACCTCAACCCACGCGGGTATGCAACGTGGCAGTGGGCGATGGCAAATGGATGA
- a CDS encoding MIR domain-containing protein: protein MRVRIELLDVYCNNTEDVTGADTLYLTGGVSDGRQSQPVLTNRMWINDRQTRYFHPDRRVIFDAQVPNSKSVHLGLTAWDEDAAKDWAKHGEWVQRISNQIANELDKLPRDPHQPSQPGNPQDPDPAKIAATLLRVGVKAVDFFASRDHDDNLGQLAVDVPVGATGTELREWRCKGDRYAGILGWSTWDYTIRYRISQVPDSTPSTAVTYGSTIKLRHWATVRNLHSHPHNYGHPGSSGQQQVTAYEWEDDNDLWLIKGPDGTPNHYKLGQPVQHGDIIRLEHVLTRRNLHSHGGIASPITQQQEVTCFGDNGNGDGNDNWRIELEAGGGVWSNNGRLRLIHANTDHALHSHFGFAHPHWTMNQQEVTGFPFRDDNDWWSISELMPYVYIG from the coding sequence ATGCGAGTTCGTATCGAGTTACTGGATGTTTACTGCAACAACACCGAAGACGTAACTGGAGCAGACACGTTGTATTTAACAGGTGGTGTTTCAGATGGCAGACAATCTCAACCAGTACTCACTAATCGCATGTGGATTAACGATCGCCAAACTCGTTATTTTCATCCCGATCGCCGCGTTATTTTTGATGCTCAGGTGCCCAATAGTAAGTCAGTTCACCTCGGCTTAACGGCTTGGGATGAGGATGCAGCAAAGGATTGGGCAAAACATGGTGAATGGGTGCAGCGGATTTCCAATCAAATTGCTAACGAATTGGATAAATTGCCCCGTGACCCGCACCAACCTTCGCAACCTGGCAACCCTCAAGATCCTGATCCAGCTAAAATTGCGGCGACCTTGTTGCGGGTTGGAGTTAAAGCTGTTGATTTCTTTGCTAGCCGTGACCATGACGATAACCTGGGTCAACTGGCAGTCGATGTTCCCGTCGGCGCAACAGGTACAGAATTACGTGAGTGGCGTTGTAAAGGCGATCGCTACGCTGGCATTTTGGGTTGGTCTACCTGGGATTACACCATTCGCTATCGCATCAGTCAGGTCCCTGATAGCACACCCAGCACAGCCGTCACCTACGGTAGCACGATTAAACTGCGGCATTGGGCAACTGTTCGCAATTTGCACTCCCACCCGCATAACTATGGACATCCCGGTTCCTCCGGACAGCAGCAGGTTACCGCTTATGAGTGGGAAGATGACAACGATCTGTGGCTGATCAAAGGACCCGACGGCACACCCAACCACTACAAATTAGGGCAACCCGTGCAACATGGGGACATCATTCGGTTAGAACACGTTCTGACACGTCGTAACTTGCATAGCCACGGTGGCATTGCTTCACCCATTACTCAACAGCAGGAAGTAACTTGCTTTGGCGATAACGGCAATGGGGATGGCAATGACAACTGGCGAATTGAATTGGAAGCTGGCGGTGGTGTATGGAGCAATAACGGACGCTTACGCCTGATTCACGCCAACACCGATCACGCGCTGCATTCTCACTTCGGATTCGCTCATCCCCACTGGACGATGAACCAGCAAGAAGTGACGGGCTTCCCCTTCAGAGACGACAACGACTGGTGGTCGATCTCCGAGTTGATGCCTTACGTCTACATTGGTTAG